Proteins encoded within one genomic window of Rhododendron vialii isolate Sample 1 chromosome 1a, ASM3025357v1:
- the LOC131318550 gene encoding U2 small nuclear ribonucleoprotein B'' 2-like produces the protein MMLSGVTPPNQTIYIKNLNEKIKKEELKRSLYALFSQYGRVLDIVALKTAKLRGQAWVVFSDVTAASNAMRQMQNFPFYDKAMVPKFRF, from the exons ATGATGCTCTCCGGCGTCACTCCGCCTAATCAAACTATCTACATAAAGAATCTCAACGAGAAGATCAAGAAAGAAG AGCTGAAGAGATCTCTTTATGCTTTGTTCTCACAGTACGGACGGGTTTTGGACATCGTTGCGTTGAAAACTGCCAAGCTTCGAGGACAAGCGTGGGTTGTGTTTAGTGACGTTACAGCTGCCAGTAATGCAATGCGGCAGATGCAGAACTTTCCGTTCTATGATAAAGCTATGGTACCTAAATTTCGCTTTTAA